One Elusimicrobiota bacterium genomic region harbors:
- a CDS encoding radical SAM protein, translating to MKVLIISSNRNHNPVVVMPYGAAIVAQSVHSKGHNVKFLDMMFSRNPYEDIARELEKFNPDIVGISVRNIDNNDMENTKMLGSEVKPVCQLIKTKTKAKIILGGSAVKIMPEEIMRETDTDVACVGMGEIVFNEYLDALKSGKDYTGIPGLASITGYSFRYNPMESLSKLSIFSDKDFYNWVDTDRYVRKLVPFPIRTKVGCPYECVYCTYPIIEGDNYVLSDPKDVVKNILQMVKKGYKDFEFVDNVFNSPYEHTMAVLDEITRAKIKARFCAVDVNPGFVNSELMLAMEAANFKGIGITAESASDIILKNLGKNYTKNDLLKLADIVAKSKIPCFWIFLIGGPGETKETVRETFNFAKNCIRKNDVAFFNVGIRVYPGTKLEKVAREEGVLNLHKSEMLEPFFYLSPLLDRNWINAKIKNEINSNMNFIDSNSFSFPFLSELSSIYYSLGGRPPLWKKTGLLRRTLKTIGVHS from the coding sequence ATGAAAGTTCTAATAATAAGTTCAAATAGAAATCATAATCCTGTGGTTGTAATGCCTTATGGAGCTGCCATAGTCGCCCAGTCAGTCCATTCAAAAGGGCATAACGTAAAATTTTTAGATATGATGTTTTCCAGAAATCCTTATGAAGATATTGCTCGCGAATTAGAAAAGTTCAATCCTGATATCGTTGGAATCTCTGTAAGGAACATAGATAATAATGATATGGAAAATACGAAAATGCTTGGCAGTGAAGTAAAACCTGTTTGCCAACTCATAAAAACAAAAACTAAAGCAAAAATTATACTTGGCGGTTCAGCAGTTAAGATAATGCCGGAAGAGATTATGCGTGAAACAGACACAGATGTTGCTTGTGTGGGAATGGGCGAAATAGTTTTTAATGAATATCTTGACGCTTTAAAATCAGGAAAAGATTATACTGGTATACCCGGGCTTGCTTCAATTACCGGTTACAGCTTCAGATATAATCCGATGGAATCACTTAGTAAATTAAGTATTTTTTCCGATAAAGATTTTTATAATTGGGTTGATACGGACCGTTACGTTCGCAAATTGGTCCCGTTCCCGATTAGGACAAAGGTGGGTTGCCCGTATGAATGTGTTTACTGTACGTATCCGATTATTGAAGGAGATAACTATGTTCTTTCAGATCCAAAAGATGTTGTAAAGAATATTTTACAAATGGTAAAAAAAGGATACAAAGATTTTGAATTCGTAGATAATGTTTTTAACTCACCATATGAGCATACTATGGCAGTTCTTGATGAAATTACCCGAGCAAAAATAAAAGCCAGGTTCTGTGCTGTTGATGTGAATCCCGGTTTTGTGAATAGTGAGCTTATGCTTGCAATGGAAGCGGCTAATTTTAAGGGTATAGGAATTACTGCTGAAAGCGCCTCAGATATTATCTTAAAAAACCTTGGCAAGAATTATACAAAAAATGATTTGCTGAAGTTGGCAGATATTGTAGCAAAAAGTAAAATACCGTGTTTTTGGATTTTTCTCATCGGGGGACCCGGTGAAACAAAGGAAACAGTCAGAGAAACATTCAATTTTGCAAAGAACTGTATACGTAAAAATGATGTAGCTTTTTTCAATGTGGGTATAAGGGTTTATCCCGGGACAAAACTGGAAAAAGTCGCACGTGAAGAAGGTGTGTTGAACCTGCATAAGTCAGAAATGTTAGAGCCGTTCTTTTACCTTTCCCCGCTTTTAGACAGAAATTGGATTAATGCAAAAATTAAAAATGAAATTAATTCCAATATGAATTTTATTGATTCAAATTCTTTTTCTTTCCCTTTTCTTTCAGAGTTGTCAAGTATATATTATAGTTTAGGCGGCAGACCGCCTCTTTGGAAAAAGACCGGATTATTGAGGCGTACTTTAAAAACAATAGGAGTGCATTCATGA
- a CDS encoding response regulator, translated as MEKEKSIILVVDDDKKIVELIRVNLEGAGYEIDIAYDGEQALEKVWNKGSQRPDLIILDLMLPKLNGYEVAKQIKSKKQISDIPIIMLTAKNQPLDKMEGLLGSEVDYYLTKPIDINDLLIHVMKALSKQSSHTD; from the coding sequence ATGGAAAAAGAAAAATCTATTATTTTAGTAGTTGACGATGATAAGAAAATAGTTGAACTTATCCGTGTTAATCTTGAGGGTGCCGGTTATGAAATTGATATTGCCTATGACGGTGAGCAGGCGTTGGAAAAAGTATGGAACAAAGGTAGTCAGCGACCGGATTTGATAATTCTTGATTTGATGCTGCCCAAGCTTAACGGGTATGAGGTAGCTAAACAAATTAAGAGCAAAAAACAAATTTCGGATATACCGATAATTATGCTTACCGCCAAAAATCAGCCTTTAGATAAAATGGAAGGATTATTAGGCAGTGAAGTTGATTATTACCTTACAAAACCCATAGACATTAATGATTTATTAATACATGTTATGAAAGCCCTGTCAAAACAGTCAAGTCACACCGACTGA
- a CDS encoding CsgG/HfaB family protein: MNKFINSKIRYNYFIILLMLGFSACAPRAVVFFNKSYYLHPINRIALIDFTDYPSYPGSGEVIASTFESYLLGAGYNLIERRQINEILKEQDLDPSRFDQATISKIGKLLGVDALAFGSLTNFSNIREQTVMVNMPQQQTEPIFGQTTTVAHDGNTTTATTQNYVTGYSYTGIDYLVPKVETLPASIGMSVRLVSVETGELLWSASASGSGANLTLAAQDASSKLTQEIIKQMKQNSKK; this comes from the coding sequence ATGAATAAATTTATTAATTCAAAAATACGCTATAATTATTTCATTATTCTATTAATGTTAGGGTTTTCTGCGTGTGCACCCCGTGCTGTAGTTTTTTTCAATAAAAGCTACTATCTTCATCCTATAAATCGCATAGCGTTAATTGATTTTACTGATTATCCGTCATATCCCGGTTCAGGTGAAGTTATAGCAAGTACTTTTGAAAGTTATCTTTTAGGAGCAGGCTATAATCTAATTGAGCGCCGCCAGATAAATGAAATCCTCAAAGAGCAGGATTTGGATCCTTCAAGGTTTGACCAGGCTACTATAAGTAAAATAGGCAAACTTTTGGGGGTTGACGCGTTGGCATTCGGAAGTCTCACCAATTTTTCGAATATTCGTGAACAGACGGTCATGGTTAATATGCCTCAACAGCAGACTGAACCCATATTCGGACAAACAACGACAGTAGCACATGACGGGAACACTACAACCGCAACCACGCAGAATTATGTTACCGGTTACAGCTATACCGGTATTGATTATTTGGTTCCCAAAGTTGAAACTTTACCTGCAAGTATAGGGATGTCAGTACGGCTTGTGTCTGTGGAAACAGGCGAGTTGCTTTGGAGTGCATCGGCGTCAGGTTCCGGTGCCAATCTTACTTTGGCAGCGCAAGATGCTTCTTCTAAACTGACCCAGGAAATAATAAAACAAATGAAACAAAATAGCAAGAAATAA
- a CDS encoding class II SORL domain-containing protein, with the protein MKSMKDLFHSGDWKKEKHVPVIEVSGKVKKGEACEVIVTIGKEISHPNTTGHHIRWLQLYFLPKGGKFPFQIGKYKFSAHGESTRGLNVSAIYTLPQVKASFKTDKSGTIYALSYCNVHGLWENSHDIVVKGN; encoded by the coding sequence ATGAAAAGTATGAAAGATTTATTTCATAGTGGGGATTGGAAAAAAGAAAAGCATGTTCCCGTGATTGAGGTGTCCGGTAAAGTAAAAAAAGGCGAGGCATGTGAAGTTATCGTTACTATAGGTAAGGAGATATCTCATCCCAATACGACGGGTCATCATATCAGGTGGCTTCAATTATATTTTCTTCCAAAAGGAGGAAAGTTTCCGTTTCAGATAGGAAAATATAAATTTAGTGCACACGGCGAATCTACCCGGGGACTTAATGTCAGCGCAATATATACACTTCCGCAAGTCAAGGCGAGTTTTAAAACAGATAAATCCGGAACGATTTATGCTTTATCTTATTGCAATGTACACGGTCTGTGGGAAAATTCCCATGATATTGTTGTAAAAGGCAACTGA